One genomic region from Rattus norvegicus strain BN/NHsdMcwi chromosome 10, GRCr8, whole genome shotgun sequence encodes:
- the Pgs1 gene encoding CDP-diacylglycerol--glycerol-3-phosphate 3-phosphatidyltransferase, mitochondrial isoform X1, producing the protein MAAPAAGPVFWRRLLGLLPGRPGLAALLGRLSDRLGRSRERRRRRSPWLLLAPLLSPTVPQVTSPPCCLCPEGVHRFQWIRNLVPEFGVSSSHVRVLSSPAEFFELMKGQIKIAKRRVVMASLYLGTGPLEQELVDCLESSLEKSLQAKFPSDLKVSILLDFTRGSRGRKNSRTMLLPLLQRFPEHVRVSLFHTPNLRGLLRLLIPERFNETIGLQHIKVYLFDNNVILSGANLSDSYFTNRQDRYVFLQDCAEIADFFTELVDAVGDVSLQLQGDDTVEVVDGMVHPYKGDRAAYCRAANKRVMDVIHSARTRQQMLHAQTFHSDSLLSQEEAAAAGDRRPAPDTWIYPLIQMKPFEIQIDEIVTETLLTEAERGAKVFLTTGYFNLTQAYMDLVLGTRAEYQILLASPEVNGFFGAKGVAGAIPAAYVHIERQFYSEVCSLGQQDRVQLQEYWRRGWTFHAKGLWLYLAGSSLPCLTLIGSPNFGYRSVHRDLEAQIAIVTESRALQQQLHQEQEQLYLRSGVVSSATFEQPGRQVKLWVKMVTPLIKNFF; encoded by the exons GTCACCATGGCTGTTACTGGCTCCCTTGCTGTCACCAACTGTTCCTCAGGTCACTTCCCCACCTTGCTGCCTATGTCCCGAGGGTGTGCACCGGTTCCAGTGGATCAGAAACCTGGTCCCAGAATTTGGAGTCTCCAGCTCTCATGTAAGGGTGCTGTCTTCCCCTGCAGAGTTCTTCGAGCTCATGAAG GGGCAGATAAAAATAGCCAAGAGGCGAGTTGTGATGGCATCCCTTTACTTGGGGACAGGACCTTTGGAACAGGAACTG GTGGATTGTCTGGAAAGTTCTCTAGAAAAGTCACTACAAGCGAAGTTTCCTTCCGACCTCAAGGTCTCCATTCTCCTGGACTTCACCAGGGGCTCAAGAG GTAGGAAGAACTCTCGCACTATGCTGCTCCCACTCCTGCAGAGGTTTCCAGAGCACGTGCGCGTTTCCCTCTTCCATACGCCAAACCTCCGAGGACTCCTCCGACTCCTTATCCCTGAGCGCTTCAATGAGACCATCGGCCTCCAGCACATCAAGGTGTACCTCTTTGACAACAACGTCATCTTGAGTGG TGCAAACCTGAGTGACTCGTACTTCACCAACCGCCAGGACCGCTATGTGTTCTTGCAAGACTGCGCTGAGATCGCAGACTTCTTCACGGAGCTGGTGGATGCTGTGGGGGATGTGTCCTTGCAGTTGCAGGGTGATGACACAGTGGAGGTGGTGGATGGGATGGTGCACCCTTACAAAG GTGACCGGGCTGCGTACTGCAGAGCAGCTAACAAACGGGTCATGGACGTTATTCACTCAGCCAGGACCCGACAGCAGATGCTGCATGCACAGACCTTTCACAGTGACTCCCTgctgagccaggaagaggctgcAGCTGCTGGTGATCGCAGACCAGCACCGGACACCTGGATTTACCCACTGATCCAGATGAAGCCCTTTGAGATTCAGATAGATGAGATAGTCACTGAGACCCTGCTGACGGAAGCTGAGCGGGGAGCTAAGGTCTTCCTCACCACTGGCTACTTCAACCTGACACAGGCCTACATGGACCTGGTGCTAGGCACTCGAGCCGAGTATCAGATCCTTCTAGCCTCACCAGAGGTGAACGGCTTCTTTGGGGCTAAGGGTGTGGCCGGCGCCATCCCAGCTGCCTATGTGCACATTGAGCGACAGTTCTACAGTGAAGTGTGCAGCCTGGGGCAACAGGATCGGGTCCAGCTCCAGGAATACTGGCGCAGGGGCTGGACCTTTCATGCCAAAG GCCTCTGGCTGTACCTGGCAGGGAGTAGCCTGCCCTGCCTCACGCTGATTGGCTCTCCTAATTTTGGGTACAGGTCAGTTCACCGGGACCTGGAGGCCCAGATTGCCATCGTAACAGAGAGCCGAGCCCTGCAGCAGCAGCTTCACCAG gAGCAAGAGCAGCTCTACCTGCGGTCTGGTGTGGTTTCCTCTGCGACCTTTGAGCAGCCAGGTCGGCAGGTCAAGCTGTGGGTGAAGATGGTGACCCCGCTGATCAAGAACTTCTTTTGA
- the Pgs1 gene encoding CDP-diacylglycerol--glycerol-3-phosphate 3-phosphatidyltransferase, mitochondrial isoform X2, whose protein sequence is MAAPAAGPVFWRRLLGLLPGRPGLAALLGRLSDRLGRSRERRRRRSPWLLLAPLLSPTVPQVTSPPCCLCPEGVHRFQWIRNLVPEFGVSSSHVRVLSSPAEFFELMKGQIKIAKRRVVMASLYLGTGPLEQELVDCLESSLEKSLQAKFPSDLKVSILLDFTRGSRGRKNSRTMLLPLLQRFPEHVRVSLFHTPNLRGLLRLLIPERFNETIGLQHIKVYLFDNNVILSGANLSDSYFTNRQDRYVFLQDCAEIADFFTELVDAVGDVSLQLQGDDTVEVVDGMVHPYKGDRAAYCRAANKRVMDVIHSARTRQQMLHAQTFHSDSLLSQEEAAAAGDRRPAPDTWIYPLIQMKPFEIQIDEIVTETLLTEAERGAKVFLTTGYFNLTQAYMDLVLGTRAEYQILLASPEVNGFFGAKGVAGAIPAAYVHIERQFYSEVCSLGQQDRVQLQEYWRRGWTFHAKGQFTGTWRPRLPS, encoded by the exons GTCACCATGGCTGTTACTGGCTCCCTTGCTGTCACCAACTGTTCCTCAGGTCACTTCCCCACCTTGCTGCCTATGTCCCGAGGGTGTGCACCGGTTCCAGTGGATCAGAAACCTGGTCCCAGAATTTGGAGTCTCCAGCTCTCATGTAAGGGTGCTGTCTTCCCCTGCAGAGTTCTTCGAGCTCATGAAG GGGCAGATAAAAATAGCCAAGAGGCGAGTTGTGATGGCATCCCTTTACTTGGGGACAGGACCTTTGGAACAGGAACTG GTGGATTGTCTGGAAAGTTCTCTAGAAAAGTCACTACAAGCGAAGTTTCCTTCCGACCTCAAGGTCTCCATTCTCCTGGACTTCACCAGGGGCTCAAGAG GTAGGAAGAACTCTCGCACTATGCTGCTCCCACTCCTGCAGAGGTTTCCAGAGCACGTGCGCGTTTCCCTCTTCCATACGCCAAACCTCCGAGGACTCCTCCGACTCCTTATCCCTGAGCGCTTCAATGAGACCATCGGCCTCCAGCACATCAAGGTGTACCTCTTTGACAACAACGTCATCTTGAGTGG TGCAAACCTGAGTGACTCGTACTTCACCAACCGCCAGGACCGCTATGTGTTCTTGCAAGACTGCGCTGAGATCGCAGACTTCTTCACGGAGCTGGTGGATGCTGTGGGGGATGTGTCCTTGCAGTTGCAGGGTGATGACACAGTGGAGGTGGTGGATGGGATGGTGCACCCTTACAAAG GTGACCGGGCTGCGTACTGCAGAGCAGCTAACAAACGGGTCATGGACGTTATTCACTCAGCCAGGACCCGACAGCAGATGCTGCATGCACAGACCTTTCACAGTGACTCCCTgctgagccaggaagaggctgcAGCTGCTGGTGATCGCAGACCAGCACCGGACACCTGGATTTACCCACTGATCCAGATGAAGCCCTTTGAGATTCAGATAGATGAGATAGTCACTGAGACCCTGCTGACGGAAGCTGAGCGGGGAGCTAAGGTCTTCCTCACCACTGGCTACTTCAACCTGACACAGGCCTACATGGACCTGGTGCTAGGCACTCGAGCCGAGTATCAGATCCTTCTAGCCTCACCAGAGGTGAACGGCTTCTTTGGGGCTAAGGGTGTGGCCGGCGCCATCCCAGCTGCCTATGTGCACATTGAGCGACAGTTCTACAGTGAAGTGTGCAGCCTGGGGCAACAGGATCGGGTCCAGCTCCAGGAATACTGGCGCAGGGGCTGGACCTTTCATGCCAAAG GTCAGTTCACCGGGACCTGGAGGCCCAGATTGCCATCGTAA
- the Pgs1 gene encoding CDP-diacylglycerol--glycerol-3-phosphate 3-phosphatidyltransferase, mitochondrial isoform X3, translating to MPQRFPEHVRVSLFHTPNLRGLLRLLIPERFNETIGLQHIKVYLFDNNVILSGANLSDSYFTNRQDRYVFLQDCAEIADFFTELVDAVGDVSLQLQGDDTVEVVDGMVHPYKGDRAAYCRAANKRVMDVIHSARTRQQMLHAQTFHSDSLLSQEEAAAAGDRRPAPDTWIYPLIQMKPFEIQIDEIVTETLLTEAERGAKVFLTTGYFNLTQAYMDLVLGTRAEYQILLASPEVNGFFGAKGVAGAIPAAYVHIERQFYSEVCSLGQQDRVQLQEYWRRGWTFHAKGLWLYLAGSSLPCLTLIGSPNFGYRSVHRDLEAQIAIVTESRALQQQLHQEQEQLYLRSGVVSSATFEQPGRQVKLWVKMVTPLIKNFF from the exons ATGCCCCAG AGGTTTCCAGAGCACGTGCGCGTTTCCCTCTTCCATACGCCAAACCTCCGAGGACTCCTCCGACTCCTTATCCCTGAGCGCTTCAATGAGACCATCGGCCTCCAGCACATCAAGGTGTACCTCTTTGACAACAACGTCATCTTGAGTGG TGCAAACCTGAGTGACTCGTACTTCACCAACCGCCAGGACCGCTATGTGTTCTTGCAAGACTGCGCTGAGATCGCAGACTTCTTCACGGAGCTGGTGGATGCTGTGGGGGATGTGTCCTTGCAGTTGCAGGGTGATGACACAGTGGAGGTGGTGGATGGGATGGTGCACCCTTACAAAG GTGACCGGGCTGCGTACTGCAGAGCAGCTAACAAACGGGTCATGGACGTTATTCACTCAGCCAGGACCCGACAGCAGATGCTGCATGCACAGACCTTTCACAGTGACTCCCTgctgagccaggaagaggctgcAGCTGCTGGTGATCGCAGACCAGCACCGGACACCTGGATTTACCCACTGATCCAGATGAAGCCCTTTGAGATTCAGATAGATGAGATAGTCACTGAGACCCTGCTGACGGAAGCTGAGCGGGGAGCTAAGGTCTTCCTCACCACTGGCTACTTCAACCTGACACAGGCCTACATGGACCTGGTGCTAGGCACTCGAGCCGAGTATCAGATCCTTCTAGCCTCACCAGAGGTGAACGGCTTCTTTGGGGCTAAGGGTGTGGCCGGCGCCATCCCAGCTGCCTATGTGCACATTGAGCGACAGTTCTACAGTGAAGTGTGCAGCCTGGGGCAACAGGATCGGGTCCAGCTCCAGGAATACTGGCGCAGGGGCTGGACCTTTCATGCCAAAG GCCTCTGGCTGTACCTGGCAGGGAGTAGCCTGCCCTGCCTCACGCTGATTGGCTCTCCTAATTTTGGGTACAGGTCAGTTCACCGGGACCTGGAGGCCCAGATTGCCATCGTAACAGAGAGCCGAGCCCTGCAGCAGCAGCTTCACCAG gAGCAAGAGCAGCTCTACCTGCGGTCTGGTGTGGTTTCCTCTGCGACCTTTGAGCAGCCAGGTCGGCAGGTCAAGCTGTGGGTGAAGATGGTGACCCCGCTGATCAAGAACTTCTTTTGA